The proteins below come from a single Meriones unguiculatus strain TT.TT164.6M chromosome 13 unlocalized genomic scaffold, Bangor_MerUng_6.1 Chr13_unordered_Scaffold_37, whole genome shotgun sequence genomic window:
- the LOC132650966 gene encoding zinc finger protein ZFP2-like encodes PFKCTLCGKTFPYITVLIWHKRTHTGEKPYKCNQCGKAFAKSSQLIRHKRTHTGEKHYECNECGKAFAQNSTLSSHKRTHTGEKPYECNECGKAFAQSSTLLSHKRTHTGEKPYECNQCGKAFAQNSHLISHKRTHTGEKPYECNECGKAFAQNSTLSSHKRTHTGEKPYECNQCGKAFAQNSHLTTHKITHTGEKPCECNQCGKACAKNSHLMSHKRTHTGEKPYECNECGKAFAQNSTLLSHKRTRTGEKPYECNQYGKAFAQNSTLLSHKRTHSKEKPYECNQCGKAFAENSHLIRHKRTHTGKK; translated from the coding sequence ccctttaaatgcactctatgtgggaaaaccttcccctatatcactgttcttatatggcataaaagaacacacactggagagaagccttacaaatgtaatcaatgtggtaaagcctttgcaaaaagcagtcagctcatacggcataaaagaacacatactggagagaaacattatgaatgtaatgagtgtggcaaagcctttgcacaaaacagtactctctcaagccataaaagaacacacactggagagaaaccttatgaatgtaatgagtgtggcaaagcctttgcacaaagcagtactctcttaagccataaaagaacacacactggagagaaaccttatgaatgtaaccagtgtggcaaagcctttgcacaaaacagtcatctcataagccataaaagaacacacactggagagaaaccttatgaatgtaatgagtgtggcaaagcctttgcacaaaacagtactctctcaagccataaaagaacacacactggagagaaaccttatgaatgtaaccagtgtggtaaagcctttgcccaaaacagtcatctcacaacccataaaataacacacactggagagaaaccttgtgaatgtaatcagtgtggtaaagcctgtgcaaaaaacagtcatctcatgagccataaaagaacacacactggagagaaaccttatgaatgtaatgagtgtggcaaagcctttgcacaaaacagtactctcttaagccataaaagaacacgcactggagagaaaccttatgaatgtaaccagtatggtaaagcctttgcacaaaacagtactctcttaagccataaaagaacacacagcaaagagaaaccttatgaatgtaaccagtgtggtaaagcctttgcagaaaacagtcatctcataagacataaaagaacacatactggaaagaaa